Proteins encoded together in one Impatiens glandulifera chromosome 1, dImpGla2.1, whole genome shotgun sequence window:
- the LOC124912841 gene encoding uncharacterized protein LOC124912841, producing MHLSNGQKHHRDCLVYCKDLDRVFCFCCKVFKTKRQLSQLAHDGIRDWGHLSHNSLNLTLSDVANSCQKVEEFFGVVQPLEIREALHQLAEKTKDSGIKSEAKCLADYELGKFEFIVGMVIWYNILAKVNIVSKQLQYENMRIGVAMDSVKTLIAFFRKYIEVGFENALNCAKEIVVELYIDLVFPEKKRERKVLKKKYFDEIDSENQPSEPPSEESSQESFRIHYFLYIINEAIGSLEKRFEQYEQHEETFGFLFTAEKLKSLDSVNQKRSCNNIEKKLENGHTSDITGDDLLNEFGLLQKHLPNELDSTSAILNFLKRANCYSTSCLAYRIMLTVPVTVASAEISFSKLKILKSYLRSTMSQ from the exons ATGCACTTATCAAATGGGCAAAAGCATCATCGAGATTGTCTTGTGTATTGTAAGGATCTTGACAGAGTATTTTGCTTCTGCTGTAAAGTCTTCAAGACCAAACGACAACTTTCTCAGTTAGCACATGATGGAATAAGGGACTGGGGGCACCTTTCTCACA ATTCTCTCAATTTGACATTATCTGATgttgcaaactcttgtcaaaaAGTAGAAGAATTTTTTGGAGTTGTTCAAC CTCTTGAAATAAGAGAAGCTTTACATCAGCTTGCCGAGAAAACAAAAGATTCTGGTATTAAAAGTGAAGCCAAGTGTCTAGCAGATTATGAACTTGGAAAATTTGAGTTTATTGTAGGGATGGTTATCTGGTATAATATCTTGGCTAAAGTGAATATTGTCAGTAAACAATTGCAGTATGAAAATATGAGGATTGGTGTAGCAATGGATAGTGTGAAGACACTTATTGCATTCTTTAGAAAGTACATAGAAGTAGGGTTTGAGAATGCGTTGAATTGTGCCAAAGAAATTgttgttgaattgtatattgATCTAGTGTTTCCAGAGAAGAAAAGGGAAAGAAAAGttcttaagaaaaaatattttgatgagaTTGACTCTGAAAATCAGCCATCTGAACCACCTAGCGAAGAATCAAGTCAAGAATCCTTCAGAATTCATTactttttatacataattaatgAAGCAATTGGTTCATTGGAGAAAAGGTTTGAGCAATATGAGCAACATGAGGAGACATTTGGGTTCTTATTTACGGCAGAGAAGCTAAAGTCCTTGGATTCTGTTAACCAAAAAAGAAGCTGCAACAACATTGAGAAGAAGCTGGAGAATGGCCACACTTCTGACATTACAGGTGatgatttattaaatgaatttggACTATTACAAAAACATTTACCAAATGAGCTTGATTCAACTAGTGCAATCCTAAATTTCTTGAAAAGAGCTAATTGTTATTCTACTAGTTGTCTTGCATATAGAATTATGTTAACAGTTCCAGTGACAGTAGCATCAGCTGAAATAAGCTTTTCAAAgctaaaaatattgaaatcttACTTGCGTTCGACCATGTCACAATAA